The window CCGGAGGAATGCACGCAGACGTCGTTCGGACTGTTGAGCTCCTGGTTCTCGTAATGCGAGGCCAGCACCTCGCGCCGCCCGTCGGGCCGCTCACGGATCAGCGAGGAGGTCGCGTGCTCGCAGACGATCAGATTGAGGTCGGCATCATAGGTCATGCCGTTGCACTTGTTCGACGGACGCTTGACCTCGACCACGCCGCGCCGTGCATCCCAGCGCCGGCGCACGTCACCGGGCATGTCGGAGAACAGCAGGAAATGATCGAGCGGATGCCAGATCGGTCCTTCCGTGAAATCGAAGCCCGTGCCGACCTGACCGACCGGCGCGTAGGGGTCGATCAGGTCTTCGAACTCCGCGCGCAGCGTGACATGCGTCATCGCGTTCGTCCTCGCTGTTACGCCGGAAACCAGTTGCGTTGCGGCAGGCTCTGGACGACGGGCCCGGGCACCTGGTCATGCAGCCGGCCGACCACCATGCCGCCCTCGATCTTCGCCGGGCGATCGTGCACCGGCAGCAGATAGCGCGAGCTGGAGAGCAGCTTCTTGATCGCGGCCTTCTCGGCGCGCTTGCTGGTGCCGTGATTGCCGGTGGTGCGCGGCTCGGCGTCCTGGATTTCGTTGAACGGCGTGACGATCTGGTCGTTGAAATCATAGATCACGTCGCCGCAGATCGTCGCGATGCCGTCGGCGGTGTGGACGTGGATGTTCATCGAGCCTTCGGTATGGGCGTTGGCGGCGTCGCAATAGACGCCCGGCATCAATTCGACCGGGCCGGTGATCTCGAGGTCGAGGAAGCGCAGCGCGCTCTTGGTGTGCAGGCGGTCGATCAGGTGCTTGATGTCGGGCGCGGGATATTGCGGGTGCATCAGGCCGGAGACGGAATATTCCAGCTCCTTGCGGTTGACGACGACGGTCGTGTTCATCGGGAACAGATCGTCCTTGCCGGCATGATCGATGTGCAGATGGGTGTGGCAGACGAAACGGACGTCGCCCATCCGCACGCCGTGGCGGGCGAGCTGGTTCTCGATCATGTTCTCGTGGAACTGGAGGCCGCGCATGCCGAGCGTCTCCATGATCTGGTTGGAGCGATAGCCGGTATCGACCAGCACGGGGTAGGGGCCGCCGAGGATCAGGAAGCCGAGCGTCAGCACTCGGCGGGTGCGGCCGCAATTGTGCCCGAGCACGAGGAAGCTCGATTCCAGCTCGATATCGCCATAGTCCAGGATCTTGATCTCCAACGGCATCTTTCTCCCTCCCAATTCGTGTTCGTTGTTATGTTCGTCCGCAGCGCGCCTATGGCCCCAGCCGATAGACCCGCGCCGCCGTTGTGCTGAAGATCGCCTCGCGCTGCTCGCGGCTGAGCCGTTCGGCGGCCGCCTTGAAGGCGTCGATGAGATCGCGGTAGCTGCTCCACAGCTTCTCGATCGGAAAGTTCGAGCCGAACAGGCAGCGGTCCGCGCCGAAGATCGCGACCGTGTCGATCATGACGCCGGTGATATGCGCGGCATCGTTGCGATGGATGAAGGTGCCGAGCCCCGACAGCTTCGACACCACGTTGGGACATTGTGCGAGCCGGGCCATGCCGGCGCGCCAGGCGGCGCGGCCCTGCGGCGACAGATCCTCCAGCATGCCGGCATGCTGCAGGATGAACGTCACGTCGGGGCAGGCCTCGGCGAGGCCGGCCGCATCGGCCATCTGCGGCGCGAACACCTGCAGGTCGAAGCTCCAGCCATAGTCGGCGAGATGGCCGACATTGCGCCGGATCACCGGATCGGTGCAGAGATCGGGACGGGCCGCGAAGCGGTAGAGCGGGTTTTCGTGCCAGTGTAGCTGCATGCGTACCCCGCGCACCAGAGGATAACGCTTCAACCGATCGAGCTGCGGACGGACGTCGTCGACGGTGAAATCGGCATAGGCGACGAGCGCGTGCGGCCAGCCGTGCTGATCGGCGGTCTGCTGCACCCAGGCCGCCTCGTCCTCGAACTGGCCGTTCGGCCAGTTGGTCTGGACATAGACCGAGCGGGTGACGCCGGCGCCCTTGAGGTCGTCGAGATATTCCTCGATCGGATAGTCGCGGCGGATCGGCTCGTAGGGGCCGAAGATGCGCGGCCGCATCGGGCCGGACAGCCAGGCGAGATCGGCCTGGCGCCAGATGTGATGATGTGCGTCGACAATGCCGGTCACGCAGCTCTCCTTGTTCCAAGCGACAGCAGATGCGCGACCACTGCCGCGCTCGATCCGCCGTCCACGAGATCATCGACAAAGCGCTGGATCGCGATCAGTGCCTCGGTTTGCGGCTTGAATCCGGGCGATGTCGCCAGCGGCGTCAGCCAGCTCACGCGCCAGGCCCGGCGCGACAGCTTTGCGACGGCATCGCGCAGCGCGGCCGGATCGCCGCGTTCGAGACCGTCGGAGACGATCACCACCGCGGCGCCGCGGGCATATCCGCCGAACCGCGGCACGGCGAGGAAGGCCTGCAGCGCGTCGCCGATCCTTGTGCCGCCGTCCCAGTCGC of the Bradyrhizobium quebecense genome contains:
- a CDS encoding amidohydrolase family protein, whose product is MTGIVDAHHHIWRQADLAWLSGPMRPRIFGPYEPIRRDYPIEEYLDDLKGAGVTRSVYVQTNWPNGQFEDEAAWVQQTADQHGWPHALVAYADFTVDDVRPQLDRLKRYPLVRGVRMQLHWHENPLYRFAARPDLCTDPVIRRNVGHLADYGWSFDLQVFAPQMADAAGLAEACPDVTFILQHAGMLEDLSPQGRAAWRAGMARLAQCPNVVSKLSGLGTFIHRNDAAHITGVMIDTVAIFGADRCLFGSNFPIEKLWSSYRDLIDAFKAAAERLSREQREAIFSTTAARVYRLGP
- a CDS encoding MBL fold metallo-hydrolase, yielding MPLEIKILDYGDIELESSFLVLGHNCGRTRRVLTLGFLILGGPYPVLVDTGYRSNQIMETLGMRGLQFHENMIENQLARHGVRMGDVRFVCHTHLHIDHAGKDDLFPMNTTVVVNRKELEYSVSGLMHPQYPAPDIKHLIDRLHTKSALRFLDLEITGPVELMPGVYCDAANAHTEGSMNIHVHTADGIATICGDVIYDFNDQIVTPFNEIQDAEPRTTGNHGTSKRAEKAAIKKLLSSSRYLLPVHDRPAKIEGGMVVGRLHDQVPGPVVQSLPQRNWFPA